A stretch of Caenorhabditis elegans chromosome IV DNA encodes these proteins:
- the F35G2.1 gene encoding Sulfhydryl oxidase (Confirmed by transcript evidence), with the protein MRSPHGTVSTTTTISCLLFIAVLPVSIEAVQSTFNYVPIGQNPTLYTPGFEPIMHLDQMTFNDTVFSDRAFLVEFYADWCGHCRAFAPYFRQFANMVRDWYPVVTVAVINCADSFNQAACRENGVTYFPMMKYFARTATTATQGKLFETPHSAEQIRDALLRTVSNEYMFNRYPDWPNLGHIAVDSRTTYGQLWDGVPQKANYMAILFEEYDGVGAQFVMDLISRSHILGARRALSNSPLVQMLNIRNFPTVALFRRDHQQALYMQRYTNQTVKDIDDAITNDMEQGGRRAPILTTTLAPVTTTTNTPLIDCHSHPERCRDMYYVSETDMLKAMRMALLDEVTRVPGAIRGDNFTNLHEFMTLLSNHFPVLSFQNDIRRMRAKRTTSVILRNSERARLVFTHMREFLEGRKSIGSVSSDEYRRQFESVERVYASPFPVNSTWQHCKGSSPMYRGYTCGLWTTFHALTVHTYIDTIKDDYVNPMKPLSTIQGWVKSYFGCEHCRNHFMHMTTTLFPLNERRVRHPHDMMTYLWRAHNIVNNRLHGDSTEDPQFTKMQFPAPFLCPTCHSGGQFSRRQIRNFLLRYYGSIKPHNRLADQRLAF; encoded by the exons ccactatCAGCTGCTTACTATTCATTGCAGTATTACCGGTTTCAATAGAAGCAGTACAATCGACATTCAATTATGTTCCGATCGGACAAAATCCCACACTCTACACACCTGGTTTTGAACCCATCATGCACCTAGATCag atgacaTTCAACGATACAGTATTCTCGGACCGCGCTTTTCTTGTCGAGTTCTATGCTGACTG gtgTGGACATTGTCGAGCGTTTGCTCCATATTTCCGCCAGTTTGCCAACATGGTCCGTGATTGGTATCCAGTTGTCACTGTAGCTGTCATCAATTGCGCCGACTCATTCAATCAGGCGGCATGCCGGGAAAATGGTGTAACCTATTTCCCAATGATGAAG TACTTCGCAAGGACGGCCACAACAGCGACTCAAGGAAAACTGTTTGAGACGCCACATTCTGCTGAACAGATTCGAGATGCTTTGCTACGAACAGTTAGCAACGAGTACATGTTCAACAg atatcctGATTGGCCAAACCTTGGACACATTGCCGTCGACAGCCGTACCACTTATGGACAACTTTGGGATGGAGTTCCACAAAAAGCAAACTATATGGCAATTCTATTTGAAGAGTATGATGGAGTTGGTGCTCAATTCGTTATGGATCTTATCTCCCGAAGTCACATTCTTGGTGCCCGCCGTGCACTTTCGAATTCACCACTCGTTCAGATGCTCAATATTCGCAATTTCCCAACTGTTGCACTGTTCAGAAGAGACCATCAACAAGCACTCTACATGCAAAGATACACAAATCAAACTGTAAAAGATATTGATGATGCTATCACAAATGATATGGAACAAGGTGGAAGACGTGCACCAATTCTGACGACGACGTTGGCTCCAGTTACAACAACCACTAATACTCCACTTATCGATTGTCACTCACATCCAGAACGGTGTCGTGATATGTATTATGTTTCTGAGACTGATATGCTCAAAGCAATGCGTATGGCTCTTCTCGACGAGGTCACCCGAGTTCCAGGAGCAATCCGAGGCGATAACTTCACCAATTTGCACGAGTTTATGACTCTTTTATCAAAT CACTTCCCGGTTCTTTCCTTCCAAAATGACATCAGAAGAATGCGCGCGAAGAGAACAACGTCTGTG attcttcgtAATTCTGAGAGAGCTCGTCTTGTGTTCACACACATGCGCGAATTCCTCGAAGGTCGCAAATCAATTGGTTCTGTCTCATCTGATGAATATCGTCGACAATTCGAAAGTGTGGAACGTGTCTACGCCAGCCCATTCCCAGTCAATTCGACATGGCAACACTGTAAAGGATCATCTCCAATGTATCGTGGATACACATGTGGTCTATGGACAACGTTCCACGCTCTTACTGTTCACACATATATTGATACAATCAAAGATGACTATGTGAATCCAATGAAACCACTGAGCACAATTCAGGGATGGGTGAAGAGCTATTTCGGATGTGAACACTGTCGTAATCATTTCATGCATATGACGACGACACTGTTCCCATTGAATGAACGACGAGTTCGTCATCCACACGATATGATGACGTATCTCTGGAGAGCTCATAATATTGTCAACAATCGGTTGCATGGTGACTCGACAGAAGATCCACAATTCACGAAAATGCAGTTCCCAGCACCTTTCTTATGTCCAACGTGTCATTCTGGAGGACAGTTTTCGCGGCGgcag ataaggAACTTCCTACTCCGCTATTATGGAAGCATCAAACCACATAATCGACTGGCAGATCAACGTCTCGCCTTCTGA
- the F35G2.1 gene encoding Sulfhydryl oxidase (Confirmed by transcript evidence) gives MFNRYPDWPNLGHIAVDSRTTYGQLWDGVPQKANYMAILFEEYDGVGAQFVMDLISRSHILGARRALSNSPLVQMLNIRNFPTVALFRRDHQQALYMQRYTNQTVKDIDDAITNDMEQGGRRAPILTTTLAPVTTTTNTPLIDCHSHPERCRDMYYVSETDMLKAMRMALLDEVTRVPGAIRGDNFTNLHEFMTLLSNHFPVLSFQNDIRRMRAKRTTSVILRNSERARLVFTHMREFLEGRKSIGSVSSDEYRRQFESVERVYASPFPVNSTWQHCKGSSPMYRGYTCGLWTTFHALTVHTYIDTIKDDYVNPMKPLSTIQGWVKSYFGCEHCRNHFMHMTTTLFPLNERRVRHPHDMMTYLWRAHNIVNNRLHGDSTEDPQFTKMQFPAPFLCPTCHSGGQFSRRQIRNFLLRYYGSIKPHNRLADQRLAF, from the exons ATGTTCAACAg atatcctGATTGGCCAAACCTTGGACACATTGCCGTCGACAGCCGTACCACTTATGGACAACTTTGGGATGGAGTTCCACAAAAAGCAAACTATATGGCAATTCTATTTGAAGAGTATGATGGAGTTGGTGCTCAATTCGTTATGGATCTTATCTCCCGAAGTCACATTCTTGGTGCCCGCCGTGCACTTTCGAATTCACCACTCGTTCAGATGCTCAATATTCGCAATTTCCCAACTGTTGCACTGTTCAGAAGAGACCATCAACAAGCACTCTACATGCAAAGATACACAAATCAAACTGTAAAAGATATTGATGATGCTATCACAAATGATATGGAACAAGGTGGAAGACGTGCACCAATTCTGACGACGACGTTGGCTCCAGTTACAACAACCACTAATACTCCACTTATCGATTGTCACTCACATCCAGAACGGTGTCGTGATATGTATTATGTTTCTGAGACTGATATGCTCAAAGCAATGCGTATGGCTCTTCTCGACGAGGTCACCCGAGTTCCAGGAGCAATCCGAGGCGATAACTTCACCAATTTGCACGAGTTTATGACTCTTTTATCAAAT CACTTCCCGGTTCTTTCCTTCCAAAATGACATCAGAAGAATGCGCGCGAAGAGAACAACGTCTGTG attcttcgtAATTCTGAGAGAGCTCGTCTTGTGTTCACACACATGCGCGAATTCCTCGAAGGTCGCAAATCAATTGGTTCTGTCTCATCTGATGAATATCGTCGACAATTCGAAAGTGTGGAACGTGTCTACGCCAGCCCATTCCCAGTCAATTCGACATGGCAACACTGTAAAGGATCATCTCCAATGTATCGTGGATACACATGTGGTCTATGGACAACGTTCCACGCTCTTACTGTTCACACATATATTGATACAATCAAAGATGACTATGTGAATCCAATGAAACCACTGAGCACAATTCAGGGATGGGTGAAGAGCTATTTCGGATGTGAACACTGTCGTAATCATTTCATGCATATGACGACGACACTGTTCCCATTGAATGAACGACGAGTTCGTCATCCACACGATATGATGACGTATCTCTGGAGAGCTCATAATATTGTCAACAATCGGTTGCATGGTGACTCGACAGAAGATCCACAATTCACGAAAATGCAGTTCCCAGCACCTTTCTTATGTCCAACGTGTCATTCTGGAGGACAGTTTTCGCGGCGgcag ataaggAACTTCCTACTCCGCTATTATGGAAGCATCAAACCACATAATCGACTGGCAGATCAACGTCTCGCCTTCTGA
- the marb-1 gene encoding Isochorismatase domain-containing protein 1 (Confirmed by transcript evidence): MAARKLIARINPTNSALFVCDLQEKFASNIKYFPEIITTSRRLIDAARILSIPTIVTEQYPKGLGHTVPTLKEGLAENTPIFDKTKFSMCIPPTEDTLKKVQNVILVGIEAHVCVLQTTYDLLERGLNVHVVVDAVSSRSHTDRHFAFKQMEQAGAILTTSEATILGLVGGSDHPKFKEVQKLILTSAPDTGLVPLSKL; this comes from the exons ATGGCTGCGCGTAAGCTGATCGCACGTATCAACCCAACGAACAGTGCTCTTTTCGTCTGTGATCTTCAAGAGAAGTTCGC gtcaAATATCAAATACTTCCCAGAAATCATTACAACTTCGCGTAGATTGATCGATGCTGCCAGAATCCTGAGTATTCCAACCATTGTTACTGAACAATATCCAAAGGGTCTCGGACACACAGTTCCAACTCTCAAAGAAGGTCTCGCCGAGAATACTCCGATCTTTGATAAGACGAAa ttttccatgTGCATTCCTCCAACTGAAGACACTTTgaagaaagttcaaaatgtgATCCTTGTCGGAATCGAAGCACACGTATGCGTTCTTCAAACTACATACGATCTTTTGGAACGTGGCTTGAACGTTCATGTCGTGGTGGACGCTGTCAGCAGCCGCAGTCACACTGATCGTCATTTCGCTTTCAAACAGATGGAACAAGCTGGAGCTATCTTGACAACTTCTGAAGCTACCATTCTCGGACTTGTCGGTGGATCGGATCATCCAAAGTTCAAGGAAGTTCAGAAGTTGATCCTTACTTCAGCCCCTGATACTGGCCTCGTCCCGTTGTCGAAGCTCTAA
- the F35G2.3 gene encoding uncharacterized protein (Confirmed by transcript evidence), which translates to MDNFPILFGLLYAVTVALLMLQIVEEKAKAHYQLKLMCESSEEMIKEHQKEMKIERSKISNHLIKIRMHQRDFVAKIGGLQRKLKERNEVIKELSQKLESLEFAEEDANELVDDLVQARKIIKEKNEMIELLKFEIEFNKTNFQNDLKSALQGSEEENKENNKIKSLFKVNNI; encoded by the exons ATGGATAATTTCCCGATTCTATTCGGGTTACTGTAcgcggttactgtagctctgTTAATGTTGCAAATAGTTGAGGAAAAGGCAAAG GCTCATTACCAACTAAAATTAATGTGCGAGTCTAGTGAGGAAATGATTAAAGAGCACCAGAAGGAGATGAAAATAGAGAGAAGTAAAATCAGCAATCATTTAATCAAAATTCGAATGCATCAAAGAGATTTTGTGGCAAAAATTGGTGGACTTCAGAGAAAACTGAAAGAGCGAAACGAGGTGATAAAGGAATTGAGCCAAAAACTGGAATCATTGGAATTTGCGGAGGAAGATGCAAATGAGTTGGTTGATGATTTGGTACAAGCCAGAAAGATTATTAAAGAG aaaaacgaaATGATTGAACTGCTTAAATTCGAGATCGAgttcaacaaaacaaatttccagaatgacTTAAAGAGTGCGTTGCAAGGAagtgaagaagaaaataaggaaaataataaaattaaaagtctttttaaagttaataatatttaa
- the phy-2 gene encoding Prolyl 4-hydroxylase subunit alpha-2 (Confirmed by transcript evidence), which produces MRAVLLVCLLAGLAHADLFTAIADLQHMLGAEKDVTTIIDQYIEAERARLDDLRRYAHEYVHRNAHAESVGPEFVTNPINAYLLIKRLTTEWKKVENIMLNNKASTFLKNITDNRVRSEVKFPGEEDLSGAATALLRLQDTYSLDTLDLSNGIIGGEKVSNKLSGHDTFEVGRSAYNQKDYYHCLMWMQVALVKIENENPPTIEEWEILEYLAYSLYQQGNVRRALSLTKRLAKIAPNHPRAKGNVKWYEDMLQGKDMVGDLPPIVNKRVEYDGIVERDAYEALCRGEIPPVEPKWKNKLRCYLKRDKPFLKLAPIKVEILRFDPLAVLFKNVIHDSEIEVIKELASPKLKRATVQNSKTGELEHATYRISKSAWLKGDLDPVIDRVNRRIEDFTNLNQATSEELQVANYGLGGHYDPHFDFARKEEKNAFKTLNTGNRIATVLFYMSQPERGGATVFNHLGTAVFPSKNDALFWYNLRRDGEGDLRTRHAACPVLLGVKWVSNKWIHEKGQEFTRPCGLEEEVQENFIGDLSPYANDP; this is translated from the exons ATGAGAGCAGTTTTGCTAGTCTGCCTTTTGGCAGGACTTGCTCATGCAGATTTGTTCACTGCAATTGCTGATTTGCAG CATATGCTGGGAGCAGAGAAGGATGTAACAACAATCATCGACCAATATATCGAAGCAGAGAGAGCCAGGCTGGATGACTTGAGGAG ATACGCTCACGAATACGTGCACCGAAACGCTCACGCCGAATCAGTTGGTCCAGAATTTGTGACGAACCCAATCAATGCTTATCTTCTCATCAAAAGATTAACAACCGAATGGAAGAAAGTCGAAAATATAATGTTGAATAACAAAGCTTCAACTTTCCTCAAGAACATCACTGATAACCGAGTTCGTAGTGAGGTCAAATTCCCAGGAGAAGAGGATTTGAGTGGAGCAGCAACTGCTCTTCTGAGACTCCAGGATACTTACAGTCTTGATACTCTTGATTTGTCAAATGGTATTATTGGAGGAGAAAAGGTTTCTAATAAGCTTTCTGGACATGATACTTTTGAAGTTGGAAGATCTGCATATAACCAGAAGGATTATTATCATTGCTTGATGTGGATGCAGGTTGCGTTGGTTAAG atCGAAAACGAGAACCCACCAACAATTGAGGAATGGGAAATTCTCGAGTATCTTGCATATTCTCTTTACCAACAAGGAAATGTTCGTCGTGCACTTTCTCTCACCAAACGACTCgcaaaaattgctccaaatcaCCCGAGAGCCAAAGGAAATGTGAAATGGTATGAGGACATGCTTCAAGGAAAGGATATGGTTGGAGATTTGCCACCAATTGTTAACAAG AGAGTTGAGTACGATGGAATTGTTGAGAGAGATGCATATGAAGCTTTGTGTCGGGGAGAGATTCCACCAGTTGAGCCAAAATGGAAGAACAAGCTGAGATGTTATCTGAAGAGAGACAAGCCATTCCTGAAGCTTGCTCCAATCAAGGTCGAGATTCTTAGATTCGATCCATTGGCTGTTCTTTTCAAGAATGTCATTCATGATTCTGAAATCGAGGTTATCAAGGAGTTGGCTTCTCCAAAG CTGAAGCGAGCAACTgtccaaaattcgaaaactggCGAGCTGGAACATGCCACGTACCGTATCTCAAAAAG tgcTTGGTTGAAGGGAGATTTGGATCCAGTTATTGATAGAGTCAACAGAAGAATTGAAGATTTCACCAATTTGAACCAGGCTACTTCAGAGGAGCTTCAG GTAGCTAACTACGGTCTTGGAGGTCACTACGACCCACATTTCGACTTTGCCCGG aaagaagagaagaatGCATTCAAGACGCTCAATACTGGAAACCGAATTGCGACTGTTTTATTCTAT atgagtCAACCAGAACGCGGAGGAGCAACCGTCTTCAATCATCTTGGAACTGCTGTATTCCCATCGAAAAATGATGCTCTCTTCTGGTATAATCTTAGA AGAGATGGAGAAGGAGATCTTCGTACCCGTCATGCTGCTTGTCCAGTTCTTCTAGGAGTTAAATGGGTCTCAAATAAATGGATTCACGAGAAAGGACAAGAATTCACAAGACCATGTGGATTGGAGGAGGAAGTTCAGGAGAACTTTATTGGAGATTTGTCCCCATATGCCAATGATCCatag